The proteins below come from a single Alnus glutinosa chromosome 9, dhAlnGlut1.1, whole genome shotgun sequence genomic window:
- the LOC133878226 gene encoding uncharacterized protein LOC133878226, with the protein MNSPTCSLQWLPFLSLIFSTSVTATLYNIPSLSPIGRTMLQDPETVSASVNVSEDFQTFYYNQTLDHFNYRPESYSTFKQRYVVNSKYWGGANSCAPILAYFGAEAPLDNDLTSIGFLTDNAVQFKALILYIEHRYYGKSIPFGSREEALRKASTLGYFNSAQAIADYAEIIIHVKEKLDAKHSPVIVIGGSYGGMLASWFRLKYPHVAIGAFASSAPILYFDDITPQDGYYSIVAKDFREASESCYQTIKKSWSEIDEVASKPDGLSILSKTFKTCNPLNTSSEVSELKYYLEAIYTYSAQYNYPPYYPVNNVCGGIDGAPSGSDILRKIFAGVVAHEGNRSCYVNGPRNISESTVGWEWQQCSEMVMPMGIGNDSMFPPRPFILSSFIEWCKSLYGVPPRPHWVTTYYGGHDIKLVLHRFASNIIFSNGLKDPYSSGGVLANISNSVVAVHTVNGSHCLDLQSAKETDPEWLVKQRKVEVNIIKGWITTYYIDLLAFKK; encoded by the exons ATGAACTCTCCAACATGTTCACTGCAATGGCTTCCTTTCCTCTCTCTTATTTTCTCAACCTCTGTCACTGCAACACTGTACAATATTCCCAGCCTGAGTCCAATTGGACGAACAATGCTACAAGATCCTGAAACAGTGTCTGCTTCGGTTAACGTTTCAGAAGACTTTCAAACATTTTACTATAATCAAACACTCGATCACTTCAACTACAGGCCTGAAAGCTACTCCACTTTCAAGCAAAGATATGTGGTCAACTCTAAGTACTGGGGTGGCGCAAATAGTTGCGCGCCAATTCTTGCTTATTTTGGCGCAGAAGCACCGTTGGATAATGACCTGACTTCTATCGGATTTCTCACTGACAACGCCGTGCAGTTTAAGGCTCTCATACTATATATAGAG CACCGATATTATGGAAAGTCAATACCATTCGGATCACGGGAAGAAGCGCTTAGAAAAGCAAGCACTCTCGGGTACTTCAACTCAGCCCAGGCAATAGCAGATTATGCAGAAATCATCATTCATGTAAAGGAAAAGTTAGATGCAAAACATTCTCCAGTAATTGTCATTGGAGGATCATATGGGGGAA TGCTTGCTTCATGGTTTCGGCTAAAATATCCTCATGTTGCCATTGGCGCTTTCGCCTCATCTGCTCCAATCCTTTACTTCGATGACATCACGCCCCAAGATGGATATTATTCGATTGTCGCCAAGGATTTTAGG GAAGCCAGTGAGAGTTGCTACCAAACCATAAAAAAGTCGTGGTCCGAAATCGATGAAGTAGCCTCTAAGCCTGATGGCCTTTCAATCCTTAGCAAGACATTCAAGACTTGCaa CCCCCTAAACACATCTTCTGAGGTTTCTGAGCTGAAGTACTATTTGGAGGCGATATATACATATTCAGCCCAATATAATTATCCTCCATATTATCCGGTTAACAATGTCTGTGGTGGTATTGATGGAGCTCCTTCTGGAAGTGATATTCTCAGAAAAATATTTGCTGGTGTGGTTGCTCATGAAGGAAATCGATCATGCTATGTTAATGGACCCAGAAATATATCTGAATCAACTGTGGGATGGGAATGGCAG CAATGCAGCGAGATGGTGATGCCTATGGGAATTGGCAATGATTCTATGTTCCCACCTCGTCCTTTTATCCTAAGCAGCTTTATTGAGTGGTGCAAGAGCTTGTATGGTGTCCCACCTCGTCCTCATTGGGTCACTACTTACTACGGAGGccat GATATAAAATTGGTTCTCCACAGGTTTGCAAGCAACATTATATTCTCCAATGGGCTTAAAGATCCTTACAGTAGCGGCGG GGTGCTTGCAAATATATCAAACAGTGTTGTTGCTGTCCATACTGTTAACG GATCTCATTGCTTGGATTTACAATCGGCAAAGGAAACTGATCCAGAGTGGTTGGTCAAGCAACGAAAGGTGGAGGTTAATATCATCAAAGGATGGATCACCACGTACTACATTGATCTTCTCGCTTTCAAGAAATAA